A section of the Humulus lupulus chromosome 2, drHumLupu1.1, whole genome shotgun sequence genome encodes:
- the LOC133814782 gene encoding uncharacterized protein LOC133814782 — MHPDKAPGPDGMSPGFYQKYWDIVGGDVVEMVRDFFETGVLPREVNDINIVFIPKKKTPEQMGDLRPISLCNVAYRVLAKVLANRMKNIMTDIISDNQSAFIPGRLISDNIMVSYEVMHYLKRKTSGKVGYMALKLDMSKAYDRVEWAFLGAIMARLGFHERWVSLILTCVSSVRYQITHQGHVMGPILPTRGIRQGDPLSPYLFLLCAEGFSSLVHLYERSRLLQGCKVARGAPVISHMLFVDDSYMYFQATSDSARRVLDLLHTYEKASGQQVNMAKSSVFFSLNVGDDIKNEICSLLGIQEADDNTFYLGLLTIMGRNKNVVLGFLKEKMQKRITSWDGKLLSRAGKEVLIKNVVQALPTYAMSVFLIPLGTCKEIEGMMAKFWWRSSSTQGNGINWMSWERLARSKDVGGMGFRNLREFNLAMLGKQARRLVVRPDSLVSKVFKARYFPKGEFLEAELGSNPSYIWRSIFETKAIIKKGLRRRVGTGSTTRICLDPWLPVEEHPYVTSELHGLEDKCVDSLFMVNQRTWDEEVVRDLFNDRDRLAILSIPLGIASEGDVWYWGLDRTDLYSVKSAYRMIHGVNDGNGEETSFWRKFWLLQVPPKVKNTVWRAIMGCLPTRVQLRIKKVQVSLFCPFCEVYNETMLHCLVTCSFSRMCWVYAGLDNYNGDVVTFGSWIRGVLGRVDVGVAALVLMICWSLWNARNGIVWQQRTSSVEYIVKSARIYLDQWLKAQDNNFFLSLGPTYPGDGLELWTKPDVNSVKINIDAAIFTNEFKLGLGAVVRDHQGVVLTYRLWCKQGNLQPDVAEAMGLKEVLSWIKTAQWQQVVIEMDSLVVVQAVRSSIYMPSVFGSIINDCKLLLSELSFVSLFFVKRSANRAAHTVARAALFTADCIFSDVDATSELFSVLVADLR, encoded by the coding sequence ATGCACCCAGACAAAGCTCCGGGCCCTGATGGAATGAGCCCAGGTTTTTACCAAAAATATTGGGATATAGTAGGAGGGGATGTGGTGGAGATGGTTCGGGATTTTTTTGAAACGGGGGTTTTACCAAGAGAGGTGAATGATATAAATATAGTCTTTATTCCTAAGAAAAAGACTCCTGAGCAGATGGGAGATTTAAGGCCAATATCATTGTGCAATGTGGCTTACAGGGTGTTAGCTAAAGTTTTGGCAAATCGTATGAAGAACATTATGACAGACATTATCTCCGATAATCAGAGTGCGTTTATCCCTGGAAGGCTGATATCTGATAACATTATGGTGTCTTATGAGGTGATGCATTATTTGAAAAGAAAAACTAGTGGAAAAGTTGGATATATGGCCTTGAAGCTTGACATGAGTAAGGCATACGACAGAGTTGAGTGGGCGTTTCTTGGTGCTATAATGGCTCGGTTAGGCTTTCATGAAAGGTGGGTTAGTTTGATTCTTACTTGTGTATCGTCAGTAAGGTATCAAATCACGCATCAAGGGCATGTCATGGGTCCTATTTTGCCAACAAGAGGAATTCGACAAGGAGATCCATTGTCTCCTTATTTATTTCTCTTATGTGCTGAGGGTTTTTCTTCACTTGTTCATTTGTATGAAAGGAGCAGACTGTTACAAGGGTGTAAGGTTGCTAGGGGGGCACCTGTTATATCTCACATGTTGTTCGTCGATGATAGTTACATGTATTTCCAAGCAACGAGTGACTCTGCAAGAAGAGTTCTTGACCTCCTACACACCTATGAAAAGGCTTCTGGGCAGCAAGTAAATATGGCTAAATCCTCTGTCTTTTTTAGTTTAAATGTTGGGGATGATATCAAAAATGAGATTTGTTCTTTGCTGGGAATTCAGGAGGCCGATGACAATACTTTCTACTTGGGTTTGCTCACTATCATGGGAAGAAATAAGAATGTTGTGCTGGGCTTCTTGAAGGAGAAAATGCAGAAAAGAATTACTAGTTGGGATGGAAAATTGCTTTCAAGGGCGGGAAAGGAAGTTCTAATAAAAAATGTTGTTCAAGCTCTTCCTACATATGCTATGAGTGTTTTCTTAATTCCTTTGGGAACTTGTaaggaaattgaaggaatgaTGGCGAAGTTTTGGTGGCGATCCTCTTCTACTCAGGGAAATGGGATTAATTGGATGAGTTGGGAAAGATTGGCTCGCTCAAAGGATGTAGGTGGGATGGGTTTTCGCAACTTGCGAGAGTTTAATTTAGCCATGTTGGGAAAGCAAGCTCGGAGATTAGTTGTGAGACCGGATTCACTTGTTAGTAAAGTGTTTAAAGCAAGATACTTTCCTAAAGGTGAATTTCTTGAAGCTGAATTAGGGTCCAATCCTAGTTACATTTGGAGAAGCATTTTTGAGACGAAAGCTATTATTAAAAAGGGGCTCAGAAGAAGAGTGGGGACGGGAAGCACTACCAGAATATGTTTGGATCCGTGGCTGCCTGTTGAAGAACATCCTTATGTTACTTCTGAGTTGCATGGTTTGGAAGATAAGTGTGTGGACAGTCTTTTCATGGTGAACCAGCGAACTTGGGATGAGGAGGTTGTTCGAGATTTATTCAATGATCGGGATAGATTGGCAATTCTTAGTATACCACTGGGTATTGCCAGCGAGGGTGATGTTTGGTATTGGGGCTTGGATAGAACCGATTTGTACTCTGTCAAGAGTGCTTATAGAATGATTCATGGTGTTAATGATGGGAATGGGGAGGAAACTTCTTTTTGGAGAAAGTTTTGGCTGCTGCAAGTTCCTCCAAAGGTGAAGAACACAGTTTGGCGTGCTATCATGGGCTGTCTTCCTACCCGTGTGCAACTTCGAATTAAAAAGGTACAAGTTTCTTTGTTTTGCCCTTTCTGTGAGGTGTACAATGAAACTATGTTGCATTGCTTGGTTACTTGCTCTTTCTCTCGAATGTGTTGGGTTTATGCTGGTTTGGACAATTATAATGGTGATGTTGTTACGTTTGGATCGTGGATACGGGGGGTATTGGGTCGGGTTGATGTTGGTGTTGCTGCTCTTGTACTGATGATTTGTTGGTCGTTATGGAATGCGAGAAATGGTATTGTGTGGCAGCAAAGGACTAGCTCGGTTGAGTACATTGTTAAGTCTGCAAGAATTTATCTTGATCAATGGCTAAAAGCTCAAGATAACAATTTCTTTCTGTCATTGGGACCTACCTATCCTGGTGATGGTTTGGAGCTTTGGACAAAACCTGATGTAAACAGTGTCAAGATAAATATTGATGCAGCTATATTTACTAATGAATTCAAACTTGGTTTGGGAGCAGTGGTTCGTGATCACCAAGGTGTTGTTTTAACATATCGGTTGTGGTGCAAGCAAGGCAATTTGCAACCTGATGTGGCTGAAGCAATGGGATTAAAGGAGGTCCTTAGTTGGATCAAAACTGCACAATGGCAACAAGTGGTAATTGAGATGGATAGTTTGGTGGTTGTGCAAGCTGTGAGAAGTTCTATTTACATGCCTTCTGTTTTTGGTTCAATTATTAATGATTGTAAATTACTTCTCTCAGAGTTATCTTTTGTCAGTTTGTTCTTTGTAAAGCGATCTGCGAATAGAGCCGCTCATACAGTTGCTAGAGCCGCTCTTTTTACTGCTGATTGTATTTTTTCTGATGTTGATGCTACCTCGGAGTTATTCTCTGTTTTGGTGGCTGATTTGAGATGA